A window from Litorilinea aerophila encodes these proteins:
- a CDS encoding phosphate ABC transporter substrate-binding protein, with amino-acid sequence MAATTLTACSQLAVATPRPTTITIAGATAMHPVLRALTAAFNQQHPSTLFVIRGGGSTLGEQQVASGQVDLAASTLWPAQESPGNGSSPRPASRLTRIPIGLDGIAVVVHPSNRVEGLTMTQLQEIYSGRILDWQEVGGTPGDILLVSREDGSGTRRAFEERVMGDEPVSLTAVVMPTSQDVVEFVAKTPQAIGYVSLAYVPAPGEPGSGTPEAVETPTPATLRPLRVLPIDGVWPTPTSLRDQSYPLLQPLYLVSRGEPRGNVRQFVDFVLSPAGQEIVGRFHLPVR; translated from the coding sequence TTGGCCGCCACCACGCTCACCGCATGCAGCCAGCTAGCGGTGGCGACACCTCGCCCCACCACGATCACCATTGCCGGCGCCACGGCCATGCATCCGGTCTTGCGCGCCCTGACCGCCGCCTTCAACCAGCAACACCCCAGTACCCTGTTCGTGATCCGGGGTGGGGGCAGCACCCTGGGCGAACAGCAGGTGGCGTCCGGGCAGGTGGATCTGGCGGCCAGCACCCTGTGGCCGGCCCAGGAGTCTCCGGGCAATGGCTCCTCTCCCAGGCCGGCGTCCCGGCTGACCCGCATCCCCATCGGCCTGGACGGCATCGCCGTGGTGGTGCACCCCAGCAACCGGGTGGAAGGCCTGACCATGACTCAACTCCAGGAGATCTACAGCGGGCGCATCCTGGACTGGCAGGAGGTGGGTGGAACGCCCGGAGATATCCTGTTGGTAAGCCGGGAGGACGGCAGCGGCACCCGCCGTGCGTTCGAAGAGCGGGTGATGGGCGACGAGCCCGTGTCGCTGACGGCCGTGGTGATGCCCACCAGCCAGGACGTGGTGGAGTTCGTGGCCAAGACGCCCCAGGCCATCGGCTACGTCTCCCTGGCCTATGTGCCGGCGCCCGGCGAGCCTGGCAGCGGAACGCCCGAAGCCGTGGAGACGCCCACCCCTGCCACCCTCCGGCCGCTTCGGGTCTTGCCCATCGATGGTGTCTGGCCCACCCCAACCAGCCTGCGGGATCAGAGCTATCCCTTGTTGCAGCCCCTGTACCTGGTCAGCCGCGGGGAACCCCGGGGCAATGTGCGCCAGTTTGTGGACTTCGTGCTCAGCCCCGCCGGCCAGGAAATCGTAGGTCGCTTCCACCTGCCGGTACGCTGA
- the uppP gene encoding undecaprenyl-diphosphatase UppP, with protein MSEIIRAIILGVVQGATEFIPVSSSGHLVIVPWLLGWQPESLLFDTVLHWGTLLAILIIFWRDFWLIFLAVLTSLVRRSLADFHARLGWFIVVGSIPAAVTGLLLKDPLEALFASPTAAAGFLLITALVLVASELLAKRLVTLSRLEQLRFGDSLIIGLAQALALAPGISRSGTTIAAGLARGLRRDDAARFSFLLGTPAFLGAGLLQLMDSLAVNPAQVQAQLPALAVGFLASAVTGVLAIRFLLNYLRSRSLYIFAVYCCLLGLLVLALNLA; from the coding sequence TTGAGCGAAATCATCCGGGCCATCATCCTGGGCGTTGTCCAGGGCGCCACCGAGTTTATCCCCGTCAGCAGCAGCGGCCACCTGGTCATTGTGCCCTGGCTGCTGGGGTGGCAGCCCGAATCCCTGCTCTTTGACACGGTCCTCCACTGGGGCACCTTGCTGGCCATCCTGATCATCTTCTGGCGGGACTTCTGGCTGATTTTCCTGGCCGTGCTGACCAGCCTGGTCCGACGCTCCCTGGCCGATTTCCATGCCCGCCTGGGGTGGTTTATCGTGGTGGGCAGCATCCCCGCGGCCGTCACCGGCCTGCTCCTCAAGGATCCTCTGGAGGCTCTCTTCGCCAGTCCGACAGCAGCCGCTGGCTTTCTCCTGATCACTGCCCTGGTGCTGGTGGCCAGCGAGCTGCTGGCGAAACGGCTGGTCACCCTCTCTCGCCTGGAACAGCTGCGCTTTGGGGATAGCCTGATCATCGGGTTGGCCCAGGCCCTGGCCCTGGCGCCCGGCATCAGCCGCAGCGGCACCACCATCGCCGCCGGGCTGGCCCGGGGTCTGCGGCGGGACGACGCGGCCCGCTTCAGCTTCTTGTTGGGCACGCCTGCCTTTTTGGGCGCCGGCCTGCTGCAGCTGATGGACAGCCTGGCGGTGAATCCGGCCCAGGTTCAGGCCCAGTTGCCTGCGCTGGCTGTGGGCTTCCTGGCCAGCGCAGTGACCGGAGTGTTGGCCATTCGCTTTTTATTGAACTACCTGCGCAGCCGCAGCCTGTACATCTTTGCGGTGTACTGCTGCCTGCTGGGGCTCCTGGTTCTGGCACTCAACCTCGCCTGA
- the tgt gene encoding tRNA guanosine(34) transglycosylase Tgt — MLHRTDGAARLATYHTPHGAIQMPAFAPVGTQANVKTLEPRDLHELGCQIILANTYHLYLRPGHRLIQKLGGLHRFMAWDGPILTDSGGYQVFSLADQRQLDDDGVTFRSHIDGSLHRFTPEMVMEIEQALGPDIAMVLDECPDPLDRAYNRQALDRTHRWAERCKASHTRPDQALFGIVQGGIFPDLRQESAAFLTQLDFHGYAIGGLAVGETKEQMYATLDETCPALPQEKPRYLMGVGAPEDIVEAVARGVDLFDCVLPTRIARNGSLLTPEGRINLRNARFAEDPRPVQEDCGCYTCRTFSRAYLRHLYKAGEISALRLGTIHNVYFLMELMRQIRAAIAAGTFADFRAAFLERYQISNQQVRHEQRQRRIQAMRG, encoded by the coding sequence GTGCTCCATCGAACCGATGGGGCAGCTCGGCTGGCGACCTACCACACGCCCCATGGCGCCATCCAGATGCCTGCCTTCGCCCCGGTGGGCACCCAGGCCAACGTCAAGACCCTGGAACCCCGGGATCTCCACGAGCTGGGCTGCCAGATCATCCTGGCCAATACCTACCACCTCTACCTGCGGCCAGGGCACCGTCTCATCCAGAAGCTGGGCGGCCTCCATCGTTTCATGGCGTGGGACGGCCCCATCCTGACCGACTCGGGCGGCTATCAGGTCTTCAGCCTGGCCGACCAGCGCCAGCTGGACGACGACGGCGTGACCTTCCGCAGCCATATCGATGGCAGCCTGCACCGCTTTACGCCCGAAATGGTCATGGAGATCGAGCAGGCTTTGGGGCCGGATATCGCCATGGTCCTCGACGAATGCCCCGATCCCCTGGACCGGGCCTATAACCGCCAGGCGCTGGACCGCACCCACCGCTGGGCAGAGCGGTGCAAGGCCAGCCATACCCGCCCGGATCAGGCCCTCTTCGGCATCGTCCAGGGGGGGATCTTCCCCGACCTGCGCCAGGAGAGTGCGGCTTTCCTCACCCAGCTGGACTTCCACGGCTACGCCATCGGCGGCCTGGCCGTGGGCGAGACCAAAGAGCAGATGTACGCCACCCTGGACGAGACCTGCCCGGCCCTGCCGCAGGAGAAGCCCCGCTACCTCATGGGCGTAGGCGCGCCGGAGGACATCGTGGAGGCCGTGGCCCGGGGCGTGGACCTGTTCGACTGTGTGCTGCCCACCCGGATCGCCCGCAACGGCTCCCTGCTCACGCCGGAAGGTCGCATCAATCTGCGCAACGCGCGCTTCGCCGAAGATCCCCGTCCAGTGCAAGAAGACTGTGGCTGTTACACCTGCCGGACCTTCAGCCGGGCCTACTTGCGCCACCTCTACAAGGCAGGGGAGATCAGCGCGCTGCGCCTGGGCACCATCCACAACGTTTACTTCCTCATGGAACTCATGCGCCAGATCCGGGCCGCCATCGCGGCCGGCACCTTTGCCGATTTCCGGGCGGCCTTCCTGGAGCGGTATCAGATCAGCAATCAGCAGGTGCGCCACGAGCAACGCCAGCGACGTATCCAGGCCATGCGCGGCTGA